From a region of the Salarias fasciatus chromosome 6, fSalaFa1.1, whole genome shotgun sequence genome:
- the tet2 gene encoding methylcytosine dioxygenase TET2 isoform X1 has translation METEQTRNETEESLILAQFGASHNISRKLQNGGQSSEEESLQITGDTNWNHYKPNADGNSMKRHRENYNNPGSGQRLFDQGSYMMNGELMNGELKHAFSEQSLLAHQPKKIKLDSEIPENDNLDSTLVDDFPELTKTNEFECESPQTEIKLDKRNCSFPNGDIFCLPRNKQVPNGAVSPPSTIESTPGDLLEKTLSQYYPEQVSIAPQTSMSQLDAVNDSLTNKASSEGAQLPPLTSGLPNSAQMPDSQQRQPAASGNAEESNDYSSVNYVVNGYSNSFGADHQQQQHQQQPPSYAGQELALGQLSGIIQPKNNVNSSQHPNGAQCYQDDTNTQAMYAKSHPAFDHSSLLEHGNPTQTTEAGGYGSFPNSGIQKMGQSENAGPGQHPHRGSDRGLQYGIHAQNGQENPGNPHRADSTRPMGPSLQQPHHTRLENGTENMSQQRANLSCSTPNQRGWIELNSSHSQQQIASGPSSQAQEQDLWRGFPATLQPEQHTANLRVNSQMSDPNPVQRFQTQGAFTGSSQGSNSYQKKQQDCLSPETHCVPTQHNTAPEWQQTDSKGSQMQLPLSQKMPEQHIFPQNQQADRRYHSQLQSEHLSEDSDVQNRLLTQKPQQQQHCNLQRPLSHPPQFETQQLKSPNYRPHSQPQPGQHQLPSSQTLRSTSAQPNNQNVQHNDHATFGYSNTTEVQQPHQQQYPPNTSSSNLKQFQPQQPNSHCQQPNDVDFPQTSTQSQPHVPQGVLNQQVTTQTYPKVEPQLKSSCNQFQRGPRLPLGPAGPHADFQRHAALRMHLLQRQERQGITYPPPNSGDHKHIPRAVKMENGARFEMSASQQPELQLHMREASLGEIKVKQENQHSLCEQSKRPGSILASMEQSLRQYQLSPVFEKKSLAINPTNKVKVESSGAVTVLSTNFNVGGEEPFGAASSTAALKKTPESTPKKEQLLQSFMDSPMKLLDTPIKNLLDTPMKTQYDIASCHCVEQISEKDEGPYYTHLGSAPSVAGIREAMEKRSGLTGRAIRIEKVVYTGKEGKSTQGCPIAKWVIRRSSVEEKLLVLVRERTGHRCETACIIVVILVWEGIPHTLADSLYLQLSETLTKHGALTQRRCALNEERTCACQGLDPEACGASFSFGCSWSMYYNGCKFARSKIPRKFKLLGDDVREEERVERNFQNLATILAPLYKTMAPEAYGNQVEHEHRAPDCRLGLKEGRPFSGVTACMDFCAHAHRDLHNMQGGSTVVCTLTREDNREIGKIPEDEQLHVLPLYKASNTDEFGSEEGQQEKMKSGAIQVLSAFRRQVRMLAEPAKSCRQKKLDAKKAAANKNAMLESANEKAEKTLLAKSKAGTYENFAQSTIVAGPAGAMGAALQSGQPLHLLGTHPQQLHQLQHLQQQQHLASYPSSTNAAFTRFPNHPGSFPSTSKPGSMYPHQPPTAPASPYPSPLHAPNSYMNGSNRTYPSYQCNGGMPLDNYPSYYTSNPKHLDMYRQQRPALYPEQQQYGVHQRYEVNYPPRYGEQSLQVNGYNANNMRPVHPMRPYGQFGPNRASEPQFMDPLSRAPSAHGGLDYAAAVSKGNQFGQYPSPYLSHSPQILAPGQDPFHMQIKTEMGAPCRQILSGGSLNPETQPGLGLPNGGLVAPSIKQEPGTPQTPTTPQKPEMWSDNEHNFLDPEIGGIAVAPSHGSVLIECAKRELHATTPLKNPDRNHPTRISLVFYQHKNLNEAKHGLALWEAKMAEKAREKEEEAERNGGEGTPSKSSKKGVKREHPDPSESMGEPPYKRFIKTLMEGSLSFTTNTYVSTSPYAFTKVTGPYSKFV, from the exons ATGGAAACGGAACAGACCAGGAATGAGACGGAAGAAAGTCTGATATTAGCACAATTTGGCGCATCTCACAACATCTCTCGCAAACTCCAGAATGGGGGCCAGTCTTCAGAGGAAGAGTCTCTGCAAATTACTGGGGATACGAACTGGAATCATTATAAGCCCAACGCGGACGGGAACTCCATGAAAAGGCACAGGGAGAACTATAACAACCCCGGATCAGGACAACGGCTATTCGATCAAGGATCCTACATGATGAATGGAGAATTGATGAATGGGGAATTGAAGCATGCGTTCAGTGAACAATCTTTATTGGCCCATCAGCCAAAGAAAATTAAGTTAGATTCGGAGATCCCAGAAAATGACAACTTGGACTCTACTTTAGTGGACGACTTTCCCGAgttgacaaaaacaaatgaatttgaATGTGAATCCCCACAGACAGAGATTAAGTTAGATAAGAGGAACTGCAGTTTTCCGAATGGAGATATTTTTTGCCTACCACGAAATAAACAAGTTCCAAATGGTGCTGTATCACCTCCTTCAACCATAGAAAGCACTCCAGGTGATCTTTTAGAGAAAACTTTGTCTCAGTATTATCCTGAGCAGGTGTCGATTGCACCACAAACATCTATGTCACAGTTAGATGCTGTCAATGATTCACTGACCAATAAGGCGTCAAGTGAAGGTGCTCAACTCCCTCCTTTAACCTCAGGATTGCCCAATTCAGCACAGATGCCTGACTCACAGCAACGGCAGCCTGCTGCATCTGGGAACGCTGAAGAAAGCAACGATTACAGTTCTGTCAACTATGTAGTAAATGGATACTCCAATAGTTTTGGggcagaccaccagcagcaacagcatcagcagcagccaccATCCTACGCTGGTCAGGAGTTGGCTCTAGGGCAATTATCTGGTATAATTCAACCTAAAAACAATGTCAACAGCTCACAACATCCAAATGGTGCTCAGTGTTATCAAGATGACACAAATACGCAAGCTATGTATGCGAAATCTCATCCCGCGTTTGATCACAGCTCCCTGCTGGAGCATGGTAATCCCACACAAACAACAGAAGCGGGTGGATATGGATCTTTTCCCAACTCTGGGATACAGAAAATGGGACAAAGTGAGAATGCAGGACCTGGACAGCATCCACACCGTGGCAGTGACAGGGGACTGCAGTATGGAATTCATGCCCAAAATGGTCAAGAAAACCCTGGGAACCCACACAGAGCTGATAGTACTAGACCCATGGGGCCCAGCCTTCAACAGCCACATCATACTAGGTTGGAGAATGGGACGGAGAATATGTCTCAACAGAGAGCTAACTTGTCGTGCTCTACCCCCAACCAGAGAGGCTGGATCGAGCTGAATTCTTCACATTCTCAGCAGCAGATAGCTAGTGGCCCATCATCTCAGGCACAAGAGCAGGACCTGTGGAGGGGTTTCCCTGCTACGCTCCAGCCAGAACAACATACGGCAAACCTTCGCGTGAACAGCCAGATGTCTGATCCTAACCCAGTGCAAAGATTCCAGACACAGGGAGCTTTCACAGGTAGCAGCCAAGGGTCTAACAGCtaccagaagaaacagcaggatTGTCTATCACCTGAAACGCACTGTGTTCCAACCCAGCACAACACTGCCCCTGAGTGGCAGCAAACAGATTCTAAAGGATCTCAAATGCAACTCCCTCTATCTCAAAAAATGCCCGAACAGCATATTTTCCCCCAGAATCAACAAGCAGACCGCCGCTACCACTCCCAGTTGCAGTCTGAGCACTTAAGTGAAGACAGTGACGTACAGAACAGACTGTTAACACAGAaaccacagcaacagcagcactgcAATCTTCAGCGTCCGCTGTCCCACCCGCCGCAGTTTgaaacacaacaactcaaaTCTCCCAATTACAGACCACATAGTCAACCTCAGCCAGGTCAGCACCAGCTTCCATCTAGTCAGACACTTAGAAGCACTTCTGCTCAACCCAACAACCAAAACGTCCAGCACAATGACCATGCAACATTCGGCTACAGTAACACAACAGAAGTCCAACAGCCACATCAACAGCAGTATCCACCAAATACAAGCAGCAGTAACCTCAAGCAATTTCAGCCACAGCAGCCCAACAGCCACTGCCAGCAGCCCAACGACGTGGACTTTCCTCAGACCTCTACACAGTCACAACCTCACGTACCACAGGGTGTGCTAAACCAACAGGTGACAACGCAGACATATCCCAAAGTTGAACCACAGTTGAAGTCATCTTGTAACCAGTTCCAAAGGGGACCTCGGCTACCTCTGGGACCTGCCGGTCCCCATGCAGACTTTCAGAGGCATGCAGCACTGCGTATGCACCTGCTACAAAGACAGGAACGTCAGGGCATTACTTATCCCCCTCCGAACTCCGGCGATCACAAACACATCCCCAGagcagtgaaaatggaaaacggAGCCAGGTTTGAGATGTCTGCCTCACAGCAGCCTGAGCTACAGTTACACATGCGAGAGGCTAGCTTAGGTGAAATAAAAGTCAAGCAAGAAAATCAACATTCCTTGTGTGAGCAAAGCAAGAGGCCTGGGAGCATTCTGGCTTCGATGGAACAAAGTCTGAGACAATACCAACTTTCTCCTGTGTTTGAAAAGAAATCCCTTGCCATCAATCCAACAAATAAAGTGAAGGTGGAATCTTCTGGGGCCGTCACAGTTCTATCTACCAATTTCAATGTGGGGGGAGAGGAACCGTTTGGAGCTGCTTCATCCACTGCAGCACTAAAGAAGACACCTGAATCCACTCCGAAGAAAGAACAACTCTTACAGAGTTTTATGGATTCTCCAATGAAGTTGCTGGATACCCCCATAAAAAATCTTTTGGATACCCCTATGAAAACACAATATGACATCGCATCCTGCCACTGTGTTG AACAAATCAGTGAAAAAGACGAAGGTCCATACTACACTCATTTGGGGTCGGCACCCAGTGTTGCTGGTATTCGGGAGGCGATGGAGAAAAG GTCTGGTCTAACTGGGCGTGCTATCAGGATTGAGAAAGTTGTATACACTGGCAAAGAAGGGAAAAGTACACAAGGATGCCCCATAGCCAAATGG GTGATTCGTCGATCGAGTGTTGAAGAAAAGCTACTGGTGCTTGTGCGGGAACGTACTGGCCACAGATGTGAGACAGCTTGTATCATCGTTGTGATTCTGGTGTGGGAAGGCATCCCACACACTCTGGCTGACAGCCTCTACCTCCAGCTGAGCGAAACTCTGACAAAGCATGGAGCCCTCACACAGAGACGCTGTGCTCTCAATGAAGA GAGGACGTGTGCATGTCAAGGCTTAGACCCTGAAGCCTGCGGAGCCTCATTTTCCTTTGGCTGCTCATGGAGCATGTACTACAATGGCTGCAAGTTTGCCCGGAGCAAGATCCCAAGAAAATTCAAGTTATTGGGAGATGACGTGAGAGAG GAAGAAAGAGTGGAACGCAACTTTCAAAACCTGGCAACCATACTGGCTCCCTTATATAAAACAATGGCACCCGAAGCTTATGGAAACCAG GTAGAACATGAACATAGAGCACCGGACTGCCGTCTGGGCTTGAAGGAGGGTCGTCCCTTCTCTGGGGTCACTGCTTGCATGGATTTCTGTGCTCATGCTCACCGCGATCTTCACAACATGCAAGGCGGCAGCACTGTG GTGTGTACATTAACGAGGGAGGATAACCGAGAGATTGGAAAGATACCAGAGGATGAGCAGCTTCACGTCTTACCTCTTTACAAGGCTTCCAACACTGATGAATTTGGCAGCGAAGAGGGTCAGCAGGAGAAAATGAAGTCAGGGGCCATCCAAGTCCTCAGTGCCTTTCGTCGCCAGGTGCGCATGCTTGCAGAGCCCGCCAAGTCTTGCCGGCAAAAGAAGCTGGACGCTAAGAAAGCCGCTGCCAACAAGAACGCCATGCTTGAAAGTGCTAATGAAAAGGCAGAAAAGACCCTCCTGGCCAAATCCAAAGCTGGCACTTATGAGAATTTTGCTCAAAGCACTATTGTGGCAG GACCTGCAGGTGCTATGGGAGCAGCCCTGCAGTCAGGTCAGCCATTGCACCTACTTGGCACCCATCCTCAGCAACTACATCAATTACAGcacctacagcaacaacagcacCTTGCGTCTTATCCCAGCTCAACAAATGCTGCTTTCACTAGGTTCCCTAACCATCCCGGGTCTTTTCCAAGCACTTCCAAGCCAGGCAGTATGTATCCTCATCAGCCGCCAACAGCACCAGCTAGCCCTTACCCTTCCCCGCTCCACGCACCAAACTCCTACATGAACGGGTCAAATCGTACATACCCGAGCTATCAGTGCAATGGAGGCATGCCCTTAGACAATTATCCTTCATACTATACTTCAAATCCAAAGCACCTGGACATGTATCGACAACAGCGGCCCGCACTTTACCCAGAACAGCAGCAGTATGGTGTTCATCAACGTTATGAGGTCAATTATCCACCAAGATATGGTGAGCAAAGTTTACAGGTTAATGGTTACAATGCCAATAATATGAGACCAGTACATCCCATGAGACCCTATGGTCAATTTGGTCCAAATAGAGCCTCAGAGCCCCAGTTTATGGATCCCCTCTCAAGAGCACCCTCAGCCCACGGAGGTCTAGATTATGCAGCTGCTGTGAGCAAAGGCAATCAGTTTGGACAATACCCAAGTCCATACCTGTCTCACAGTCCTCAAATCCTGGCCCCAGGTCAAGACCCGTTTCATATGCAAATCAAAACAGAGATGGGTGCACCCTGCCGACAGATTCTTTCAGGAGGGAGTTTAAATCCTGAAACACAACCAGGTTTAGGATTGCCCAATGGGGGCCTCGTGGCTCCCAGTATTAAACAGGAGCCAGGAACACCGCAAACTCCCACCACCCCACAAAAGCCTGAGATGTGGTCAGACAATGAGCACAACTTCTTGGACCCTGAAATTGGTGGCATAGCAGTGGCACCAAGCCATGGCTCTGTCCTCATCGAGTGTGCTAAGCGGGAGCTCCATGCCACGACACCCCTCAAAAATCCAGATCGCAACCACCCAACACGCATCTCCTTGGTCTTCTACCAGCATAAAAACCTGAACGAAGCCAAGCATGGTTTGGCATTATGGGAAGCCAAAATGGCAGAGAAGGCtcgagaaaaagaggaagaagcagaaaggAATGGTGGTGAGGGGACACCAAGCAAGAGCAGCAAAAAGGGAGTAAAGCGTGAGCATCCGGATCCATCAGAATCGATGGGGGAGCCTCCCTACAAACGATTTATTAAGACACTTATGGAAGGGTCCTTGTCATTCACAACAAACACATATGTCAGTACATCTCCGTACGCCTTTACCAAGGTCACTGGGCCTTACAGCAAGTTTGTGTAA
- the tet2 gene encoding methylcytosine dioxygenase TET2 isoform X2, translated as METEQTRNETEESLILAQFGASHNISRKLQNGGQSSEEESLQITGDTNWNHYKPNADGNSMKRHRENYNNPGSGQRLFDQGSYMMNGELMNGELKHAFSEQSLLAHQPKKIKLDSEIPENDNLDSTLVDDFPELTKTNEFECESPQTEIKLDKRNCSFPNGDIFCLPRNKQVPNGAVSPPSTIESTPGDLLEKTLSQYYPEQVSIAPQTSMSQLDAVNDSLTNKASSEGAQLPPLTSGLPNSAQMPDSQQRQPAASGNAEESNDYSSVNYVVNGYSNSFGADHQQQQHQQQPPSYAGQELALGQLSGIIQPKNNVNSSQHPNGAQCYQDDTNTQAMYAKSHPAFDHSSLLEHGNPTQTTEAGGYGSFPNSGIQKMGQSENAGPGQHPHRGSDRGLQYGIHAQNGQENPGNPHRADSTRPMGPSLQQPHHTRLENGTENMSQQRANLSCSTPNQRGWIELNSSHSQQQIASGPSSQAQEQDLWRGFPATLQPEQHTANLRVNSQMSDPNPVQRFQTQGAFTGSSQGSNSYQKKQQDCLSPETHCVPTQHNTAPEWQQTDSKGSQMQLPLSQKMPEQHIFPQNQQADRRYHSQLQSEHLSEDSDVQNRLLTQKPQQQQHCNLQRPLSHPPQFETQQLKSPNYRPHSQPQPGQHQLPSSQTLRSTSAQPNNQNVQHNDHATFGYSNTTEVQQPHQQQYPPNTSSSNLKQFQPQQPNSHCQQPNDVDFPQTSTQSQPHVPQGVLNQQVTTQTYPKVEPQLKSSCNQFQRGPRLPLGPAGPHADFQRHAALRMHLLQRQERQGITYPPPNSGDHKHIPRAVKMENGARFEMSASQQPELQLHMREASLGEIKVKQENQHSLCEQSKRPGSILASMEQSLRQYQLSPVFEKKSLAINPTNKVKVESSGAVTVLSTNFNVGGEEPFGAASSTAALKKTPESTPKKEQLLQSFMDSPMKLLDTPIKNLLDTPMKTQYDIASCHCVEQISEKDEGPYYTHLGSAPSVAGIREAMEKRSGLTGRAIRIEKVVYTGKEGKSTQGCPIAKWVIRRSSVEEKLLVLVRERTGHRCETACIIVVILVWEGIPHTLADSLYLQLSETLTKHGALTQRRCALNEERTCACQGLDPEACGASFSFGCSWSMYYNGCKFARSKIPRKFKLLGDDEERVERNFQNLATILAPLYKTMAPEAYGNQVEHEHRAPDCRLGLKEGRPFSGVTACMDFCAHAHRDLHNMQGGSTVVCTLTREDNREIGKIPEDEQLHVLPLYKASNTDEFGSEEGQQEKMKSGAIQVLSAFRRQVRMLAEPAKSCRQKKLDAKKAAANKNAMLESANEKAEKTLLAKSKAGTYENFAQSTIVAGPAGAMGAALQSGQPLHLLGTHPQQLHQLQHLQQQQHLASYPSSTNAAFTRFPNHPGSFPSTSKPGSMYPHQPPTAPASPYPSPLHAPNSYMNGSNRTYPSYQCNGGMPLDNYPSYYTSNPKHLDMYRQQRPALYPEQQQYGVHQRYEVNYPPRYGEQSLQVNGYNANNMRPVHPMRPYGQFGPNRASEPQFMDPLSRAPSAHGGLDYAAAVSKGNQFGQYPSPYLSHSPQILAPGQDPFHMQIKTEMGAPCRQILSGGSLNPETQPGLGLPNGGLVAPSIKQEPGTPQTPTTPQKPEMWSDNEHNFLDPEIGGIAVAPSHGSVLIECAKRELHATTPLKNPDRNHPTRISLVFYQHKNLNEAKHGLALWEAKMAEKAREKEEEAERNGGEGTPSKSSKKGVKREHPDPSESMGEPPYKRFIKTLMEGSLSFTTNTYVSTSPYAFTKVTGPYSKFV; from the exons ATGGAAACGGAACAGACCAGGAATGAGACGGAAGAAAGTCTGATATTAGCACAATTTGGCGCATCTCACAACATCTCTCGCAAACTCCAGAATGGGGGCCAGTCTTCAGAGGAAGAGTCTCTGCAAATTACTGGGGATACGAACTGGAATCATTATAAGCCCAACGCGGACGGGAACTCCATGAAAAGGCACAGGGAGAACTATAACAACCCCGGATCAGGACAACGGCTATTCGATCAAGGATCCTACATGATGAATGGAGAATTGATGAATGGGGAATTGAAGCATGCGTTCAGTGAACAATCTTTATTGGCCCATCAGCCAAAGAAAATTAAGTTAGATTCGGAGATCCCAGAAAATGACAACTTGGACTCTACTTTAGTGGACGACTTTCCCGAgttgacaaaaacaaatgaatttgaATGTGAATCCCCACAGACAGAGATTAAGTTAGATAAGAGGAACTGCAGTTTTCCGAATGGAGATATTTTTTGCCTACCACGAAATAAACAAGTTCCAAATGGTGCTGTATCACCTCCTTCAACCATAGAAAGCACTCCAGGTGATCTTTTAGAGAAAACTTTGTCTCAGTATTATCCTGAGCAGGTGTCGATTGCACCACAAACATCTATGTCACAGTTAGATGCTGTCAATGATTCACTGACCAATAAGGCGTCAAGTGAAGGTGCTCAACTCCCTCCTTTAACCTCAGGATTGCCCAATTCAGCACAGATGCCTGACTCACAGCAACGGCAGCCTGCTGCATCTGGGAACGCTGAAGAAAGCAACGATTACAGTTCTGTCAACTATGTAGTAAATGGATACTCCAATAGTTTTGGggcagaccaccagcagcaacagcatcagcagcagccaccATCCTACGCTGGTCAGGAGTTGGCTCTAGGGCAATTATCTGGTATAATTCAACCTAAAAACAATGTCAACAGCTCACAACATCCAAATGGTGCTCAGTGTTATCAAGATGACACAAATACGCAAGCTATGTATGCGAAATCTCATCCCGCGTTTGATCACAGCTCCCTGCTGGAGCATGGTAATCCCACACAAACAACAGAAGCGGGTGGATATGGATCTTTTCCCAACTCTGGGATACAGAAAATGGGACAAAGTGAGAATGCAGGACCTGGACAGCATCCACACCGTGGCAGTGACAGGGGACTGCAGTATGGAATTCATGCCCAAAATGGTCAAGAAAACCCTGGGAACCCACACAGAGCTGATAGTACTAGACCCATGGGGCCCAGCCTTCAACAGCCACATCATACTAGGTTGGAGAATGGGACGGAGAATATGTCTCAACAGAGAGCTAACTTGTCGTGCTCTACCCCCAACCAGAGAGGCTGGATCGAGCTGAATTCTTCACATTCTCAGCAGCAGATAGCTAGTGGCCCATCATCTCAGGCACAAGAGCAGGACCTGTGGAGGGGTTTCCCTGCTACGCTCCAGCCAGAACAACATACGGCAAACCTTCGCGTGAACAGCCAGATGTCTGATCCTAACCCAGTGCAAAGATTCCAGACACAGGGAGCTTTCACAGGTAGCAGCCAAGGGTCTAACAGCtaccagaagaaacagcaggatTGTCTATCACCTGAAACGCACTGTGTTCCAACCCAGCACAACACTGCCCCTGAGTGGCAGCAAACAGATTCTAAAGGATCTCAAATGCAACTCCCTCTATCTCAAAAAATGCCCGAACAGCATATTTTCCCCCAGAATCAACAAGCAGACCGCCGCTACCACTCCCAGTTGCAGTCTGAGCACTTAAGTGAAGACAGTGACGTACAGAACAGACTGTTAACACAGAaaccacagcaacagcagcactgcAATCTTCAGCGTCCGCTGTCCCACCCGCCGCAGTTTgaaacacaacaactcaaaTCTCCCAATTACAGACCACATAGTCAACCTCAGCCAGGTCAGCACCAGCTTCCATCTAGTCAGACACTTAGAAGCACTTCTGCTCAACCCAACAACCAAAACGTCCAGCACAATGACCATGCAACATTCGGCTACAGTAACACAACAGAAGTCCAACAGCCACATCAACAGCAGTATCCACCAAATACAAGCAGCAGTAACCTCAAGCAATTTCAGCCACAGCAGCCCAACAGCCACTGCCAGCAGCCCAACGACGTGGACTTTCCTCAGACCTCTACACAGTCACAACCTCACGTACCACAGGGTGTGCTAAACCAACAGGTGACAACGCAGACATATCCCAAAGTTGAACCACAGTTGAAGTCATCTTGTAACCAGTTCCAAAGGGGACCTCGGCTACCTCTGGGACCTGCCGGTCCCCATGCAGACTTTCAGAGGCATGCAGCACTGCGTATGCACCTGCTACAAAGACAGGAACGTCAGGGCATTACTTATCCCCCTCCGAACTCCGGCGATCACAAACACATCCCCAGagcagtgaaaatggaaaacggAGCCAGGTTTGAGATGTCTGCCTCACAGCAGCCTGAGCTACAGTTACACATGCGAGAGGCTAGCTTAGGTGAAATAAAAGTCAAGCAAGAAAATCAACATTCCTTGTGTGAGCAAAGCAAGAGGCCTGGGAGCATTCTGGCTTCGATGGAACAAAGTCTGAGACAATACCAACTTTCTCCTGTGTTTGAAAAGAAATCCCTTGCCATCAATCCAACAAATAAAGTGAAGGTGGAATCTTCTGGGGCCGTCACAGTTCTATCTACCAATTTCAATGTGGGGGGAGAGGAACCGTTTGGAGCTGCTTCATCCACTGCAGCACTAAAGAAGACACCTGAATCCACTCCGAAGAAAGAACAACTCTTACAGAGTTTTATGGATTCTCCAATGAAGTTGCTGGATACCCCCATAAAAAATCTTTTGGATACCCCTATGAAAACACAATATGACATCGCATCCTGCCACTGTGTTG AACAAATCAGTGAAAAAGACGAAGGTCCATACTACACTCATTTGGGGTCGGCACCCAGTGTTGCTGGTATTCGGGAGGCGATGGAGAAAAG GTCTGGTCTAACTGGGCGTGCTATCAGGATTGAGAAAGTTGTATACACTGGCAAAGAAGGGAAAAGTACACAAGGATGCCCCATAGCCAAATGG GTGATTCGTCGATCGAGTGTTGAAGAAAAGCTACTGGTGCTTGTGCGGGAACGTACTGGCCACAGATGTGAGACAGCTTGTATCATCGTTGTGATTCTGGTGTGGGAAGGCATCCCACACACTCTGGCTGACAGCCTCTACCTCCAGCTGAGCGAAACTCTGACAAAGCATGGAGCCCTCACACAGAGACGCTGTGCTCTCAATGAAGA GAGGACGTGTGCATGTCAAGGCTTAGACCCTGAAGCCTGCGGAGCCTCATTTTCCTTTGGCTGCTCATGGAGCATGTACTACAATGGCTGCAAGTTTGCCCGGAGCAAGATCCCAAGAAAATTCAAGTTATTGGGAGATGAC GAAGAAAGAGTGGAACGCAACTTTCAAAACCTGGCAACCATACTGGCTCCCTTATATAAAACAATGGCACCCGAAGCTTATGGAAACCAG GTAGAACATGAACATAGAGCACCGGACTGCCGTCTGGGCTTGAAGGAGGGTCGTCCCTTCTCTGGGGTCACTGCTTGCATGGATTTCTGTGCTCATGCTCACCGCGATCTTCACAACATGCAAGGCGGCAGCACTGTG GTGTGTACATTAACGAGGGAGGATAACCGAGAGATTGGAAAGATACCAGAGGATGAGCAGCTTCACGTCTTACCTCTTTACAAGGCTTCCAACACTGATGAATTTGGCAGCGAAGAGGGTCAGCAGGAGAAAATGAAGTCAGGGGCCATCCAAGTCCTCAGTGCCTTTCGTCGCCAGGTGCGCATGCTTGCAGAGCCCGCCAAGTCTTGCCGGCAAAAGAAGCTGGACGCTAAGAAAGCCGCTGCCAACAAGAACGCCATGCTTGAAAGTGCTAATGAAAAGGCAGAAAAGACCCTCCTGGCCAAATCCAAAGCTGGCACTTATGAGAATTTTGCTCAAAGCACTATTGTGGCAG GACCTGCAGGTGCTATGGGAGCAGCCCTGCAGTCAGGTCAGCCATTGCACCTACTTGGCACCCATCCTCAGCAACTACATCAATTACAGcacctacagcaacaacagcacCTTGCGTCTTATCCCAGCTCAACAAATGCTGCTTTCACTAGGTTCCCTAACCATCCCGGGTCTTTTCCAAGCACTTCCAAGCCAGGCAGTATGTATCCTCATCAGCCGCCAACAGCACCAGCTAGCCCTTACCCTTCCCCGCTCCACGCACCAAACTCCTACATGAACGGGTCAAATCGTACATACCCGAGCTATCAGTGCAATGGAGGCATGCCCTTAGACAATTATCCTTCATACTATACTTCAAATCCAAAGCACCTGGACATGTATCGACAACAGCGGCCCGCACTTTACCCAGAACAGCAGCAGTATGGTGTTCATCAACGTTATGAGGTCAATTATCCACCAAGATATGGTGAGCAAAGTTTACAGGTTAATGGTTACAATGCCAATAATATGAGACCAGTACATCCCATGAGACCCTATGGTCAATTTGGTCCAAATAGAGCCTCAGAGCCCCAGTTTATGGATCCCCTCTCAAGAGCACCCTCAGCCCACGGAGGTCTAGATTATGCAGCTGCTGTGAGCAAAGGCAATCAGTTTGGACAATACCCAAGTCCATACCTGTCTCACAGTCCTCAAATCCTGGCCCCAGGTCAAGACCCGTTTCATATGCAAATCAAAACAGAGATGGGTGCACCCTGCCGACAGATTCTTTCAGGAGGGAGTTTAAATCCTGAAACACAACCAGGTTTAGGATTGCCCAATGGGGGCCTCGTGGCTCCCAGTATTAAACAGGAGCCAGGAACACCGCAAACTCCCACCACCCCACAAAAGCCTGAGATGTGGTCAGACAATGAGCACAACTTCTTGGACCCTGAAATTGGTGGCATAGCAGTGGCACCAAGCCATGGCTCTGTCCTCATCGAGTGTGCTAAGCGGGAGCTCCATGCCACGACACCCCTCAAAAATCCAGATCGCAACCACCCAACACGCATCTCCTTGGTCTTCTACCAGCATAAAAACCTGAACGAAGCCAAGCATGGTTTGGCATTATGGGAAGCCAAAATGGCAGAGAAGGCtcgagaaaaagaggaagaagcagaaaggAATGGTGGTGAGGGGACACCAAGCAAGAGCAGCAAAAAGGGAGTAAAGCGTGAGCATCCGGATCCATCAGAATCGATGGGGGAGCCTCCCTACAAACGATTTATTAAGACACTTATGGAAGGGTCCTTGTCATTCACAACAAACACATATGTCAGTACATCTCCGTACGCCTTTACCAAGGTCACTGGGCCTTACAGCAAGTTTGTGTAA